In Vibrio japonicus, one DNA window encodes the following:
- the ccmA gene encoding cytochrome c biogenesis heme-transporting ATPase CcmA yields the protein MLEVSQLTAIRDERILFESLSFTIDSGELVQIEGRNGTGKTTLLRIVTGLGDRDSGEIFWNGENIESNRDGYHEDLLFLGHSTGVKRELTAYENLRFYLNVHSKKHTSNEDIYNALVKVGLAGREDVPVAQLSAGQQRRVALARLWLSEHKLWILDEPLTAIDKQGVKVLESLFLNHAEQGGIVVLTTHQDMFTDTPKLRKIKLGN from the coding sequence ATGTTAGAAGTATCCCAACTTACCGCCATTCGAGATGAAAGAATTCTCTTTGAATCCCTTTCTTTTACTATAGATTCCGGAGAGTTAGTTCAAATCGAAGGGAGAAACGGTACAGGTAAGACAACCCTGTTACGTATCGTGACGGGACTGGGTGATCGTGATAGCGGCGAAATATTTTGGAATGGCGAAAATATAGAATCGAACCGTGATGGATACCACGAAGACTTACTGTTTTTAGGACACTCAACGGGTGTAAAACGTGAGCTGACGGCCTACGAAAATTTAAGATTCTACCTCAATGTGCACTCTAAAAAGCACACATCTAACGAAGATATCTACAATGCACTGGTTAAAGTTGGTTTGGCAGGGCGAGAGGATGTGCCTGTCGCGCAATTGTCTGCTGGTCAACAACGTCGTGTCGCGTTAGCAAGGCTTTGGTTGAGTGAACACAAATTGTGGATTTTGGATGAGCCTCTAACCGCTATCGATAAACAGGGCGTTAAAGTGTTGGAATCACTCTTTCTGAATCACGCTGAGCAAGGTGGCATCGTGGTGTTGACGACACACCAAGATATGTTCACCGATACCCCAAAACTTAGAAAAATAAAACTGGGTAATTAA
- a CDS encoding DUF2802 domain-containing protein, with the protein MDFSWITNDPILVGSIVFVISLFAFALIQVKRSQTKAFEQLRQQNRHLDKELQKANKQLLEVRSVVVGLGQRASEQQDIIKHLNERITELEQTDNDGRLYSRASKMVQLGADLNELIEECELPKAEAELMMSLQKKIAGKEKVPPLESNPDGQRSLARQRRVSR; encoded by the coding sequence ATGGACTTTAGTTGGATCACAAACGACCCAATTTTGGTTGGGTCTATCGTCTTTGTCATCAGCTTGTTTGCGTTCGCGTTAATTCAGGTTAAGCGATCGCAGACGAAAGCGTTTGAACAACTTCGACAGCAAAATCGCCATTTAGACAAAGAGCTTCAAAAGGCTAATAAACAGCTACTTGAAGTTCGTTCTGTTGTCGTGGGATTAGGGCAGAGAGCAAGTGAACAGCAAGATATTATTAAGCATCTGAATGAACGGATCACGGAACTTGAACAAACGGACAATGATGGTCGTTTGTATTCGAGAGCGAGTAAGATGGTTCAATTAGGCGCAGACCTGAATGAGTTGATTGAGGAATGTGAGCTTCCTAAAGCTGAAGCTGAGCTGATGATGTCGTTACAGAAAAAAATAGCCGGAAAAGAGAAAGTTCCCCCATTGGAGAGCAATCCTGATGGACAACGATCTCTAGCTCGTCAACGGCGTGTTAGTCGCTAA
- a CDS encoding chemotaxis protein CheW: MSQTNEVEVRKEQSNDEVLQWVTFQLEEETYGINVMQVREVLRYSEIAPVPGAPDYVLGIINLRGNVVTVIDTRSRFGLVEGEITDNTRIIVIESEHQVIGILVDSVAEVVYLRSSQIDSTPSVGTDESAKFIQGVSNRDGKLLILVDLNKLLTDDEWDEMAHL, encoded by the coding sequence ATGTCTCAAACTAATGAAGTAGAAGTAAGAAAAGAACAGTCTAATGACGAAGTGCTTCAGTGGGTGACGTTCCAACTAGAAGAAGAAACTTACGGCATTAATGTAATGCAGGTGCGTGAAGTTTTACGTTACTCAGAAATTGCTCCAGTTCCAGGTGCGCCTGACTATGTACTAGGCATTATTAATCTGCGCGGTAATGTTGTAACGGTTATCGATACACGTTCGCGCTTTGGCTTGGTTGAAGGTGAAATTACTGATAACACGCGTATTATCGTAATTGAATCAGAGCACCAAGTGATCGGTATTCTGGTAGACAGTGTTGCAGAAGTGGTTTACCTACGTTCATCTCAAATCGACTCGACACCAAGTGTGGGTACAGATGAAAGTGCTAAGTTTATTCAGGGCGTGAGTAACCGTGATGGCAAGCTGTTGATTTTAGTGGACTTGAATAAACTACTGACGGATGACGAATGGGATGAGATGGCTCACCTATAA
- a CDS encoding chemotaxis protein CheW, with product MSSQSTLSSEKALDDYFSALLDECVEVEDDQKLVVVSESENTMAEEPEPEPEPELQRINELTEYTLPVAESEVPNLEDVERLLLQLESTNPVDELDIEQVLQKNTDSIAVVKTEQAVEEIQEWEVDATPISEVTTPELDIEFEESQSSEIEIPQTDEQTDISVALETQSQGSVPDVWQTRAQDVQLQVLYFDVNGVTFAVPLDELGGIHRLGELSHLIGRPAWYLGLQSNKEAQLDVVDTAKWVMPEKLKGDAYKEAYQYIVMLGESMWGLASTQLMGTESLNPDMIRWRETAGKRPWLAGMVKEKMCALIHVDALISMLDAGLDVKALNH from the coding sequence ATGAGTAGTCAATCGACACTCTCTAGTGAAAAGGCGCTAGATGATTATTTTTCGGCGCTTTTAGATGAATGCGTAGAAGTTGAAGACGATCAAAAACTGGTTGTGGTTTCTGAATCAGAAAACACGATGGCTGAAGAGCCAGAGCCAGAGCCAGAGCCAGAGCTTCAGCGTATCAATGAGTTGACAGAGTACACCTTGCCCGTTGCCGAGTCAGAAGTTCCAAACTTGGAAGACGTTGAACGCTTATTGCTACAACTTGAGTCGACCAATCCTGTAGACGAGTTGGATATTGAACAGGTATTACAAAAAAATACCGATTCTATCGCTGTAGTCAAAACCGAACAGGCGGTAGAAGAAATTCAGGAATGGGAAGTTGACGCCACACCTATAAGTGAAGTCACTACGCCTGAATTAGATATCGAGTTTGAAGAGTCCCAGTCGTCTGAAATTGAAATTCCTCAGACAGATGAACAGACGGATATCAGTGTCGCGTTAGAAACCCAATCTCAAGGTAGCGTGCCTGATGTTTGGCAAACTCGTGCTCAAGACGTTCAATTACAAGTTCTTTATTTTGACGTCAATGGTGTGACCTTTGCGGTACCGTTGGATGAACTCGGTGGCATTCATCGACTGGGTGAGTTAAGTCATCTCATTGGAAGACCAGCATGGTATTTAGGTCTTCAGAGCAATAAGGAAGCTCAGCTGGATGTGGTAGACACAGCCAAATGGGTGATGCCTGAAAAGTTGAAAGGTGACGCGTACAAAGAAGCTTACCAATATATTGTCATGCTTGGAGAAAGCATGTGGGGGTTAGCTTCAACGCAACTGATGGGGACAGAGTCCCTAAACCCCGACATGATACGCTGGCGAGAAACCGCAGGGAAACGCCCGTGGCTCGCCGGTATGGTCAAAGAAAAAATGTGTGCCTTGATTCATGTTGATGCATTAATATCTATGCTTGATGCAGGGCTTGATGTCAAAGCACTAAACCATTAG
- a CDS encoding ParA family protein, translating to MIVWSIANQKGGVGKTTTTITLAGLLSKQGKRVLLVDTDPHASLTTYLGYDSDGVPASLFDLFQLKEFTEQSVMPLVIQSDIEGIDIIPAHMSLATLDRVMGNRSGMGLILKRALVALKHRYDYVLIDCPPILGVMMVNALAASNRILIPVQTEFLAMKGLERMVRTLAIMQKSRGEPFSVTIVPTMYDKRTRASLQTLQQLKKDYPDQVWTSAVPIDTKFRDASLKHLPVSHFATGSRGVFAYKQLLIYLERLAINE from the coding sequence ATGATTGTATGGAGCATAGCCAACCAAAAAGGCGGTGTTGGTAAAACTACAACCACTATTACCCTTGCTGGATTACTGAGCAAGCAAGGTAAGCGTGTTCTACTTGTGGATACCGATCCACATGCATCACTGACCACGTATCTTGGTTATGATTCCGATGGTGTTCCCGCCAGCTTGTTTGATCTTTTTCAGTTAAAAGAGTTTACAGAACAGAGCGTAATGCCTTTGGTTATTCAGTCAGACATTGAAGGGATAGATATCATTCCTGCGCACATGTCTCTGGCAACCCTTGATCGGGTAATGGGTAACCGAAGTGGTATGGGGCTAATTTTGAAACGCGCGTTAGTCGCATTAAAGCATCGCTATGATTATGTATTAATTGACTGCCCTCCGATTCTCGGCGTCATGATGGTCAACGCCCTTGCCGCCAGTAATCGCATATTGATCCCAGTGCAAACAGAGTTTTTAGCGATGAAAGGCCTAGAACGCATGGTACGCACGTTAGCGATTATGCAGAAGTCGCGAGGAGAGCCTTTCAGCGTCACAATCGTACCGACTATGTATGATAAAAGAACGCGTGCTTCATTACAGACTTTGCAGCAATTGAAGAAAGACTACCCAGATCAAGTTTGGACCTCTGCAGTGCCGATTGACACTAAGTTTCGCGATGCCAGTTTAAAGCATCTCCCGGTGTCCCACTTTGCAACAGGCAGCAGAGGTGTCTTTGCTTATAAGCAACTACTGATTTATTTAGAGAGGCTAGCTATTAATGAGTAG
- a CDS encoding protein-glutamate methylesterase/protein-glutamine glutaminase: MAIKVLVVDDSSFFRRRVSEIINSDARLEVVDVAANGREAVEKALSVKPDVITMDIEMPVMDGITAVREIMAKSPVPILMFSSLTHDGAKATLDALEAGALDFLPKKFEDIARNRDEAVALLQQRVLHIASRRAFMRRARPVAPVRAHAAATTAASALATRSTLQSKTVVTPAVSRPVAPARFRASGKKYQLTAIGTSTGGPVALQKILTKLPANYPHPIVLIQHMPATFTAAFASRLNSLCRIQVKEAEDGDVLKPGVAYLAPGGKQMMVEGRPGAAKLRILDGGDRMNYKPCVDVTFGSAAKIYADKVLSMVLTGMGADGREGARMLKSAGSTIWAQDEDSCVVYGMPQAVAKAGISTEDLPLDRIAERILVEVGMA; the protein is encoded by the coding sequence ATGGCGATTAAAGTATTAGTAGTAGACGATTCGAGTTTTTTCCGCCGTAGAGTCAGTGAAATCATTAACTCTGATGCGCGCTTGGAGGTCGTAGACGTTGCTGCAAATGGAAGAGAAGCCGTTGAAAAAGCACTCAGCGTAAAGCCAGATGTTATTACCATGGACATTGAAATGCCAGTGATGGACGGTATTACTGCCGTCCGTGAAATCATGGCGAAAAGTCCTGTCCCGATTTTGATGTTTTCTTCACTGACGCATGACGGTGCTAAAGCGACACTTGATGCGTTAGAGGCGGGAGCACTCGATTTCTTACCGAAAAAATTTGAAGACATCGCACGCAACCGAGATGAAGCGGTCGCATTGCTACAACAGCGAGTGCTTCACATCGCTTCTCGACGAGCGTTTATGCGCAGAGCAAGACCGGTAGCGCCAGTAAGAGCACATGCAGCAGCGACTACGGCAGCCTCAGCGCTGGCGACTCGCTCTACGCTTCAATCTAAAACGGTAGTAACGCCAGCAGTCAGTAGGCCTGTTGCGCCTGCACGTTTTAGAGCATCGGGCAAAAAATATCAGTTAACTGCGATCGGCACATCAACAGGTGGTCCCGTTGCATTGCAGAAAATTTTAACCAAATTACCGGCAAACTATCCGCATCCTATTGTTTTGATTCAGCACATGCCAGCTACGTTCACGGCAGCGTTTGCGAGTCGGTTGAATTCACTTTGTCGTATTCAAGTGAAAGAAGCAGAAGACGGTGATGTATTGAAACCGGGTGTGGCCTATCTTGCGCCGGGTGGAAAGCAAATGATGGTAGAAGGTCGCCCCGGTGCTGCGAAACTGCGCATTTTGGATGGTGGCGATCGCATGAACTACAAACCTTGCGTTGATGTGACGTTTGGCAGTGCTGCAAAGATTTACGCAGATAAAGTGTTGTCTATGGTGCTGACGGGCATGGGTGCCGACGGTCGTGAAGGTGCCAGAATGCTAAAAAGCGCAGGATCGACGATATGGGCTCAAGACGAAGATAGTTGCGTTGTTTATGGAATGCCTCAAGCCGTTGCAAAAGCAGGTATCTCTACAGAAGACTTGCCTCTCGATAGAATTGCAGAGCGAATCTTAGTAGAAGTGGGTATGGCGTAG
- a CDS encoding chemotaxis protein CheA translates to MSYDLDEDILQDFLVEAGEILELLSEQLVELENNPDDKDLLNAIFRGFHTVKGGAGFLSLTELVDTCHGAENVFDTLRNGQRQVNASLMDTMLRSLDTINEQFQAVQDHEPLVPAEQSLLDELHRLCKPASEDETASVEDELPVVEVPVVEPEPVVTAPASSIDEITQDEFEKLLDELHGKGAAPGASSVVEPASNSLPSSELSGDITDDEFEKLLDELHGVGKGPGESSNVASVTPPTAPSAPVAPKASSGDEDLMTDEEFESLLDELHGAGKGPSVEELDYATKPAASNLAAVTPATPVTPVAQPAEKPATPVAETKKDTAQGKKQQAEATVRVDTSTLDTIMNMVGELVLVRNRLLSLGLNSADEEMSKAVANLDVVTADLQGAVMKTRMQPIKKVFGRFPRVVRDLARSLKKDITLEMRGEETDLDKNLVEALADPLIHLVRNSVDHGIEMPDVRVAAGKPKTGKVILSAAQEGDHIQLAIVDDGSGMDPDKLRSIAVKRGVMDEDAASRLTDKECFNLIFMPGFSSKEQISDISGRGVGMDVVKTAINTLNGSIDIDSEMGKGTKITIKVPLTLAILPTLMVGVAGHPFALPLASVNEIFHLDLSRTNVVDGQLTIIVREKSIPLFYLQNWLAPRAGRAEQRTGHGHVVIVQLGSQRVGFVVDTLIGQEEVVIKPLDNLLQGTPGMAGATITSDGHIALILDVPDLLKQYAAASRI, encoded by the coding sequence ATGAGCTACGATTTAGACGAAGATATCCTTCAAGACTTTTTGGTTGAAGCGGGTGAAATACTGGAGCTTCTCTCTGAGCAGTTGGTTGAGCTTGAGAACAATCCAGACGATAAGGATCTATTGAACGCGATATTTCGCGGATTCCACACGGTAAAAGGTGGGGCTGGATTCTTATCGCTCACTGAGCTAGTGGACACATGCCACGGCGCAGAAAATGTGTTTGATACATTGCGAAACGGCCAACGTCAGGTCAACGCGAGTCTGATGGACACCATGCTCCGATCTTTGGATACCATCAATGAACAGTTTCAAGCCGTACAAGATCATGAACCTCTTGTTCCTGCTGAGCAATCGCTGTTGGATGAATTGCACCGTCTATGTAAGCCAGCCTCTGAAGATGAAACAGCTAGCGTTGAGGACGAGTTACCTGTGGTGGAAGTGCCTGTTGTAGAGCCTGAACCAGTGGTGACGGCACCGGCGAGTTCTATTGATGAAATCACGCAAGATGAGTTCGAAAAACTGCTTGATGAGTTACATGGAAAAGGTGCTGCTCCGGGTGCAAGCTCAGTAGTGGAACCCGCTTCAAATAGTCTGCCAAGCAGTGAGCTAAGTGGTGATATTACTGACGACGAATTTGAGAAGTTATTAGATGAATTGCATGGGGTAGGTAAAGGCCCTGGTGAATCGTCTAATGTTGCTTCGGTAACTCCACCAACAGCACCTTCAGCCCCAGTTGCCCCGAAAGCGTCTTCCGGCGATGAAGATCTTATGACGGACGAAGAATTCGAATCTCTGTTAGATGAATTACACGGTGCGGGTAAAGGTCCATCTGTGGAGGAGCTTGACTATGCGACGAAACCAGCAGCATCTAACTTAGCGGCCGTCACGCCTGCGACGCCAGTTACACCAGTGGCTCAGCCAGCAGAAAAACCAGCGACACCCGTAGCAGAGACAAAGAAAGACACTGCACAAGGTAAAAAACAGCAAGCAGAAGCGACAGTACGTGTTGATACTTCGACGCTAGATACCATCATGAACATGGTGGGCGAATTAGTCTTGGTACGTAATCGTCTACTAAGCCTTGGTTTGAACAGCGCAGATGAAGAAATGTCAAAAGCTGTCGCTAACCTTGATGTCGTGACCGCTGACTTGCAAGGCGCGGTCATGAAAACGCGCATGCAGCCAATTAAGAAAGTATTCGGACGCTTCCCACGAGTGGTCCGTGATCTTGCGAGAAGTCTAAAGAAAGACATCACATTAGAAATGCGCGGAGAAGAAACCGATCTAGACAAGAACTTGGTGGAAGCTTTGGCTGATCCATTGATTCACTTGGTTCGCAACTCCGTTGATCATGGCATAGAAATGCCAGACGTTCGTGTCGCTGCGGGCAAACCTAAAACGGGTAAAGTGATTCTATCTGCTGCCCAAGAAGGGGACCACATCCAACTTGCTATCGTCGATGATGGTAGTGGCATGGACCCAGATAAACTTCGTAGTATTGCGGTAAAACGCGGTGTTATGGATGAAGACGCAGCGTCTCGCCTAACGGACAAAGAGTGCTTCAACCTAATCTTTATGCCAGGTTTTTCTAGCAAAGAGCAGATCTCAGATATTTCAGGTCGTGGTGTCGGTATGGATGTTGTGAAAACAGCGATCAATACGCTAAACGGCTCAATTGATATCGACTCAGAAATGGGTAAAGGCACCAAGATTACGATCAAAGTACCGTTAACATTAGCAATATTGCCTACGTTGATGGTGGGCGTGGCAGGGCACCCATTTGCCTTACCGCTTGCTAGCGTTAATGAGATTTTCCACTTGGATTTAAGTCGTACTAACGTTGTCGACGGCCAGTTAACGATCATTGTTCGTGAAAAATCTATCCCACTGTTCTACTTACAAAACTGGTTAGCACCACGTGCTGGTAGGGCAGAGCAGCGCACTGGGCATGGCCATGTTGTTATTGTTCAGTTAGGTAGTCAACGTGTTGGCTTTGTTGTGGATACGCTAATTGGCCAGGAGGAAGTGGTTATCAAACCTCTGGACAACCTGCTACAAGGCACTCCAGGCATGGCAGGCGCGACAATCACTAGTGATGGTCATATCGCATTGATCTTGGACGTACCTGATTTACTTAAGCAGTATGCGGCTGCTTCTCGAATCTAA
- a CDS encoding protein phosphatase CheZ translates to MISLDQAKQLVELLENDQQQDANALVKDIYEQETTPVFQEIGELTRDLHEAINQFSADARMSEIANDEIPDARDRLQYVIDKTEVAANKTMDAVDRCMPIADNLHEGLLQVRPQWNELMRGRIDIAEFKALCHRIDDLLGQVEGNSSELRGQLTEILMAQDFQDLTGQIIRRVITLVNEVEGRLVDILTAFGNEQSENSKDNKKKASTDPEGPILNPRERDDAVSSQDEVDDLLSSLGF, encoded by the coding sequence ATGATTTCATTAGATCAGGCGAAACAACTTGTAGAGCTATTAGAAAATGATCAGCAACAAGATGCGAATGCGCTTGTTAAAGACATTTATGAGCAAGAAACCACTCCTGTATTTCAAGAGATTGGTGAGCTGACCCGAGACCTCCACGAAGCGATTAACCAGTTCAGTGCGGACGCACGGATGAGTGAAATTGCCAATGACGAAATCCCAGATGCAAGGGACCGCCTCCAGTACGTCATTGACAAGACCGAGGTTGCTGCGAATAAAACAATGGATGCAGTGGATCGCTGTATGCCTATCGCAGACAACTTGCATGAAGGTCTACTCCAAGTACGTCCACAATGGAACGAACTGATGCGTGGGCGAATCGATATTGCTGAGTTTAAAGCCCTATGCCATCGCATCGATGATCTTTTGGGTCAGGTGGAAGGAAATAGCTCAGAGCTACGAGGCCAACTGACAGAAATTCTGATGGCGCAAGACTTTCAAGATTTAACGGGCCAGATTATTCGTAGAGTAATCACGCTAGTTAATGAAGTCGAAGGTAGACTGGTTGATATACTCACTGCGTTTGGAAATGAGCAGTCAGAAAACAGCAAAGACAATAAGAAGAAAGCATCGACGGATCCAGAAGGTCCGATACTAAATCCTCGCGAAAGGGATGATGCTGTTTCATCACAAGACGAAGTCGATGACTTGCTCTCGAGTCTTGGGTTTTAG
- the cheY gene encoding chemotaxis response regulator CheY encodes MKILIVDDFSTMRRIVKNLLRDLGFNNTQEADDGLTALPMLKNGGFDFVVTDWNMPGMQGIDLLRHIRSDEQLKHLPVLMITAEAKREQIIEAAQAGVNGYIVKPFTAATLKEKLDKIFERL; translated from the coding sequence ATGAAGATCCTTATTGTTGACGATTTTTCAACAATGCGCCGTATTGTTAAAAACTTACTTCGCGACCTGGGCTTTAATAACACCCAAGAAGCCGATGATGGCTTAACGGCGCTACCAATGTTAAAGAATGGTGGGTTCGACTTTGTTGTGACAGACTGGAATATGCCTGGCATGCAAGGTATCGATCTTTTAAGACATATTCGTTCGGACGAGCAACTGAAACACCTGCCTGTATTGATGATTACTGCGGAAGCAAAACGCGAACAGATCATCGAAGCAGCACAAGCGGGTGTAAATGGTTATATCGTTAAGCCATTTACAGCAGCAACGCTAAAAGAAAAATTAGATAAGATTTTCGAACGTCTATAA
- a CDS encoding RNA polymerase sigma factor FliA, with protein MNKALTYDQYANHNSQRAFLEKYSVLVKRIAHHLLGRLPPSVQVEDLIQAGMIGLLEAQKNYDGSKGASFETYAGIRIRGAMLDDIRRGDWVPRSVHKQNREINQAISELEGELNRDPSDAEVAQHLGMTLAQYHSALTDINCSRLVGIEDLGVSEDAISPEDNEDSNTPFKGVADEYFRKALIDSIKSLPEREALVLSLYYDEELNLKEIGEVIGVSESRISQILSQSMQRLRTKLSAWTNNE; from the coding sequence GTGAATAAGGCCCTGACTTATGACCAGTACGCAAACCATAACAGCCAACGAGCGTTTTTAGAAAAGTACTCGGTGCTGGTTAAACGTATTGCTCATCATTTGCTTGGGCGATTGCCTCCGAGTGTTCAGGTAGAAGACCTTATTCAAGCAGGAATGATCGGCTTACTTGAAGCACAAAAAAACTACGATGGTAGTAAAGGTGCAAGCTTTGAAACGTATGCTGGTATTCGAATCCGTGGTGCCATGCTGGATGACATCCGACGAGGAGATTGGGTTCCTCGTTCTGTCCACAAGCAGAATCGTGAAATTAACCAAGCAATCTCGGAGCTTGAAGGTGAACTGAATCGAGACCCTTCAGACGCTGAGGTTGCCCAACATCTCGGTATGACATTAGCGCAGTATCATTCTGCACTGACAGACATCAATTGCTCTCGTCTAGTGGGTATTGAAGACCTTGGCGTATCCGAAGACGCGATCAGCCCTGAAGACAATGAAGATTCCAATACGCCTTTTAAAGGCGTGGCAGATGAATATTTTCGTAAAGCATTGATTGACTCAATCAAATCTTTACCAGAGCGAGAGGCTCTAGTACTTTCGCTCTACTATGACGAAGAGTTAAACTTAAAAGAAATCGGCGAAGTTATCGGAGTAAGCGAGTCCCGCATTAGTCAGATTCTTAGCCAGTCTATGCAACGTTTACGCACAAAGTTAAGTGCGTGGACAAACAACGAGTAA
- a CDS encoding MinD/ParA family protein, whose amino-acid sequence MTNNMIQDQASGLRRLTQPSLTKVISVTGGKGGVGKSNVTLGMAISMARQGKKVMVLDADLGLANVDVMLGIRAKLNLGHVLAGECDLKDAIVEGPHGIKIIPATSGTQSMTELTHAQHVGLIRAFGSLEDEMDVLLIDTAAGISDMVVSFSRAAQDVVVVVCDEPTSITDAYALIKLLSKDHQVQRFKIVANMVRSYREGRELFAKLTLVTERFLNVSLELVACIPLDDKVRQAVKKQKIVVDAFPRSPAALAIGSLANKALTWPIPKTPSGHLEFFVERLLNRTEPPEESFGE is encoded by the coding sequence ATGACAAATAATATGATACAAGACCAAGCAAGCGGTCTGCGCCGCTTAACACAACCTTCTCTGACTAAGGTTATATCTGTCACTGGTGGCAAAGGTGGCGTCGGTAAATCGAACGTAACATTAGGCATGGCGATCAGCATGGCTCGTCAGGGCAAAAAAGTGATGGTACTCGATGCCGATTTAGGCCTTGCCAATGTCGATGTCATGCTCGGGATCCGAGCAAAGCTTAATTTAGGGCACGTCTTGGCGGGAGAGTGTGACTTAAAAGACGCGATTGTCGAAGGGCCGCACGGAATAAAAATTATACCTGCGACATCGGGCACTCAGTCGATGACCGAACTGACGCATGCTCAACATGTGGGTCTGATCCGCGCATTTGGCAGCCTTGAAGATGAAATGGATGTGCTACTGATTGATACAGCAGCGGGCATTTCCGACATGGTTGTGAGTTTCTCCCGCGCAGCACAAGATGTTGTTGTCGTTGTGTGCGACGAACCAACTTCAATCACGGACGCATACGCGTTAATCAAACTGCTGAGTAAAGACCATCAGGTGCAACGCTTTAAAATTGTTGCAAATATGGTCAGAAGTTACCGTGAAGGCAGAGAATTATTCGCAAAGTTGACGTTGGTCACAGAGCGATTCTTAAATGTGAGTCTTGAGCTTGTCGCGTGTATCCCATTAGATGATAAAGTTCGTCAGGCGGTAAAAAAACAAAAGATTGTAGTGGATGCTTTCCCGCGCTCACCAGCTGCTTTAGCAATTGGTTCTTTGGCAAATAAAGCCCTTACTTGGCCAATACCGAAAACGCCAAGCGGACACCTAGAATTTTTTGTTGAACGACTACTCAATCGAACTGAACCTCCAGAGGAATCATTTGGTGAATAA